A genome region from Bufo gargarizans isolate SCDJY-AF-19 chromosome 2, ASM1485885v1, whole genome shotgun sequence includes the following:
- the LOC122929687 gene encoding uncharacterized protein LOC122929687, translating to METRPTVDNLCSALEADQAPSGPASPENPSAPPSTDETPPLEPVREDVPENRTVPQQISTQPRSSGRRRGPPPHDSGLDTRAIVEARVMDYLNQNRGESADETMIKSLVPLLKKIPEERKARCLSAVALLMDLFAGPQEPMQTVHNLERDRDAMLNWRPYAPTFSQHPPPSRFHHGDSSSLGSYQFEAGHPSSSQATHLPSSNPGPFTRDLFEL from the exons ATGGAAACCAGACC gaccGTTGATAACCTCTGCAGTGCTCTGGAGGCTGACCAAGCACCATCTGGCCCAGCTTCCCCAGAAAATCCATCGGCCCCTCCATCCACGGATGAAACTCCGCCATTAGAACCAGTCAGGGAGGATGTCCCGGAAAATCGCACAGTGCCACAGCAGATAAGCACCCAGCCTCGTTCCTCGGGTAGACGTAGGGGTCCCCCTCCCCACGATTCTGGTTTAGATACTAGAGCCATTGTTGAAGCAAGGGTTATGGACTATTTAAACCAGAATCGTGGTGAGAGTGCGGACGAAACTATGATAAAAAGTTTAGTGCccttactaaaaaaaatacccgAGGAACGAAAAGCTCGGTGTCTATCTGCTGTGGCACTGTTGATGGACCTATTTGCAGGTCCACAAGAACCAATGCAAACTGTTCACAATTTAGAGCGGGACCGCGATGCAATGCTGAATTGGAGGCCATATGCTCCAACGTTTTCTCAGCATCCACCCCCATCTCGATTCCATCACGGAGACAGTTCATCCCTGGGGAGTTATCAATTCGAGGCTGGACACCCCAGTTCTTCACAGGCAACTCATCTCCCAAGTTCCAACCCTGGCCCTTTTACAAGGGATCTTTTTgaactttaa